GGCCAGATGTGGAGCTGGGCATCTGGGACCACTGGCAGGGGCATCAGGAATAGCCCATCCATGTGCCTGAGGATTCCTGTGTTTAAAAGAAACTAATTCAAGATCTCAAGGGAAAACagagaattatataatatatgggCAAGAATGGACAGTCAAGTACATGGCACCAAGCAGATGTTTGATGAACACCAATTCCTTTGCCGAAAACTCGCTGGAATGGCTTGCTCTTGGCACATGTTGTTACTTTAATTCAGCAAATTGGCTAATTGGCCAGTGGAGTTCTAAGATTCACAGCCATGCTGTatcccattccatctcattctatcccattccataaGGTAGGGATCCGCTAAacctgagttttctttttagatATCTGCCCCAGCAAGAGGAAGGACACATCTACctatggaataaaaaataaaataaaataaaataaaagtggaagtGGTATGGATGAGCCATAAAACATGATCCTAAGCAAAAGCAGCCAGCCACAAAAGGCCACACAGTATGAGATTTCACTTACAGGAAATGTCCAGcatagacaaatccatagaagcagaaagtagattagtggttccCAGGGGTTGGGAAAAGGGGAAAATGAGGGGTGACTGCTAATAAAGTTTCTTTTGGGGCGACAAAATGTTCTTAAACTAGTGGTGATAGTTACACGTCTCTATGAATATACGAAAAACCACATAATTGCATACTTTAAAgggtgaattatatttcaataaaattgttgttaaaaatacaaaaaaagagggaaaacatagaaaatggcaccatagtggggaaaaaaaaaaacctggagaaGTGAAAGGTACTTGAATTCCTGTCccactggctgtgtgatcttgactTTTCTGTGTCTTAGATTCACCAACTATCAAGTGGGGATATTATCTCTTTGTGAACCTTCTAAATTAACTATGAGGATACTACTGTTAGCAACTAAAGGCTGAATTCAATGACTCCCTCATTCTGAGAAATATAGAAACAGTGTACAAAGTAACCTGTACTACAATATCTGGGCCACCCTTCGGAAGCAGGTATGGATAGTGAATGGGGCAACTCCTGGTGAGCATCAAGACAGATTTCCATGTCTAGCACTGGTTCCCTGAAGATCGTTATACTGACCGCATTTCTCATTCTCTTGCTGTATCTCATAAGAAAACAGGCAGCCTGTTTCTACATTTTACAAGGGGGGAGGCTAAGCCCCTGGGATATTAAGTAAACTTTTTCAAGTTACCAAATGTGAAGAACCTAGAACAAAGGGGTTCTCTCCCTTAAGGGAGCCAATATACTTTCCATTTGACAAGTAAAAAAAATAGGGGTTGAAGTGTTGAGTCCTTTTGCACAGTGTGCTAACAAACCTTTGCTTAGTTTGGACATTAGAACTTAAGTTGGTCaattaggaaggaaggaaggaagggagggcggGAGAGAGGGAGGGCGGGCAAGGGTACACTGTCTCTCTCAAAGGCTGTAGATTCAGAATTTTTGTTTCAGGAGTATGTAAGGGAGGCAGATTTCCTTTTCAAAGCTCAAAGAAAAtggtatgttttgttttcatacttCGTTTCATTTTCACTTGGGAAAAATGCCCCAGCTTTGAAGCCTCTCTGTTTAAACTCATTAGGAAAACCATCAATGACAGCAGCTTTCATGCAATTGTAGTGGGAGGAATTAGTGTTATGGGAGAGGTGGATCAATCTTCAAATGTTTCATCTATGAAGGTGGGAGGTCAGCACCGAACGCTTGTTCAGCTGGAAAGTTAACATAAACAAATACTTCACTCACTGGGAGAGTCCAAAGGAAAGACATTTGATATTCCCCCTCTGAATACTACCTCAGAAGGCACATGAAAGAGACAATTGCTTCTTGAGAACTAAGGGGTCAACTGCTTGGCAAAATGTCTTACCTCGAAGAGCAAGGTGTTTGTTCTTTCATTgtctggaagggaaaggaggtagGGATGTGAACATTCACGGAATAGAATCCTTTCCTGTGTAATTCCTAACTTCATTGAAGTTGTTATGGAAACCCTTTTAGCAGAGCTGGTTTTAATATATGAAGACTTATTTTTTGATATCCAAATCTGTTTtaaaggtttgttttgtttttcatttttttgtttcgttttgtttttgagacagagtctcactctgttgcccaggctggagtgcagtggagtcaactcagctcactgcaaccttcgcctcccaggttcaagcaattctcacttctcagcctcctgagtaggtgggattacaggcatgtgccaccacgcccagctaattttttgtatttttagtagagatggggtttcactatgttggccaggatggtctcgaactcccgtcctcaggtgatccacctacctcagcttcccaaagtgctgggattacaggtatgagccactgcgcccagcctcattttaaagttttttaagctGTTGAAGTCTCCTTTGCCAAAGATAGAATGTggaactttgtttttgtttttcactttattcATAGAGCATATTCCATAGCCCATCTGATCGATTCAAAATGGGGTTAACAGTGAGAAATTAAGGACTGCAGATGGGATGTCTAAAAGAGAGCTAACAGGAGAGAGGCCTGGTAGCAGGAGGAGAGACAGGGACAAATGGAGGACACCGGAAGATTAACAGAGACCCCTGCTACTTCTAACAAAGTcgttctgcaaaaataaaataaaaaaatcttagaaaatgttCTTAATGCCTACAACATAGCATGGATTAAGCAATTTGTGATCTCAGTATCTGTAAAGTTTAactcaatattttcatttttcttacaagCATTGCATAGGTGGgtgtatgcaaatatatatacaggcaaaaatggaaaagtatatccacacacacaaatatatgactgtgtgtgtgtgcgtgcgcatgtgtgtgtgcacaggcatTTGAGCTTGAGTGCATGCACTCAAAAGAATACAGGAATAAAGGGACTATGACAGGAATACAGGAATTAAAGGGACTATGATTAGCAGCACTGGGCCTCATTCCTGCCAAGCCCATCCCAAGGCCAAACTAGAGACTATTATTTTAGATCTCGGGGAAATTAAGCAGACATAGACTTAAGAAAACACAGGCTGTGGTTAACTTTCCGCTTCTTTCTACTAAGAGTGGATGACCAAGCATTTTTGCGACATCTAGTCCTCTGTTGCTAACCCTTAGTTAGCTCATGAGAAAATAAGGTGTAAAACTAAACTATCCAAGATATGAAGCCATCCCTGCCCAACTTAATGAGCAACTAACTAATCCAAAAGGAAAATAGCCATTACTTACACAGCCATAATGTAGATGCAACATGGCATATAAATCAGTAACTCTTGTATtgcaaaacagacaaatagattaaTGCATGTTGCAAAGGATGGGTGAAGAGATCGATTAGGTTACTGATTCAGACCATGAACTTTCTCTCAATATACtgcatttaacttttaaataaggTTTAGGAGAACCTGTAACATTTTGCTCACTGACAGAGCTATATTTTACTAAGGGCAGAAATTGGCTagtctataaaaattaaattatgccCCTTTCACTGTATCTAGTCAAGAGGAAAAACTCTAATTACAAGATTACACTGTCAAACAAATGCAAATTCACATTCTTTATTCCCTGGTTTAAAAATTCATACTGGAGGGGGCTTCTATTCTGAAATGAAAatcaatatttgaaatattttgcaaaGTGCAATGACAAGCAAGAGCAAAAGAAGTGTCATTATCAAGGGTGCTAGTAAATAGACACCAACTCATTAAGCGCAGAGCTAGTGAGAACAAGTCATTCattatgcaaatatttaaatatcaattaGTAAGGACAATGAAAGAAGTTGAAATGAACCTTCCCTTCCCCACAGCCAGTACCTTATTATTCCAGAAATGACCAAAGGGAACAAGAGTGGTGGATAATAATCTCAGCACCTAATAGGACTGTCACTCTGGGGAATAGGTAAAGGTTAATTTCAAACGTACTTCCCAATGGAAAATTAAATGTACCTGCCTCAAAATTTTTAAGAGCTGAGTTTGCAGACTTAGTCCAGGAAACTGAAGGCCTACGCATATTGCATGGCTGGTATGTTTTGGAAAAAGAACACCTTTCATTACTGCTTAATGTCAGACTAGCTTAGTTCATTAAATTTTCTTAGTCGATTTAAAGCCCTGGTTTTTCCATACCTATGAAAAAAATGCCAGTCCACATAGCACTCAAACTTAAAAATCTCACTGGTTGGTTCTCAGATTCTTTTGACATCCACCTTCATGGCCTGTCTACCTGGACTGTTAGGTGAACTTGGTGGATATGAAAAATGGCCTAAACTCTTTGAACTTTGCCTGGACTATCTTTTCAGGCAGACCTGGCAGGATATTTTACGACATGCTGGCTGTGTGGTATTACAGCAAAGGTGCTGGCCTGAGAAGCAGGCCTCAAGCGCCTCTTAGTAACAGTTGGCTGGTGAACTTGGACCACACATCTAATTTTCCTGGACCTTGCTTTCTTCCTCTATAACACAAAAAGGTTTGTCCGATCAGTTCTCAACTCGGGTCACCCCAGAATCATTGGGAAGTTTATAAAAGACCCATGGCCAGATATACCAGATATATGAAATGGGCTTCTTTAAGCAGAGACCcaggcatgtggaattgaacacaaCTCCCAGCAAGATTCCAACATGCATCTTTAACTAGGAGTCACTGGGCTCTTTCAGCTCTAGTATGCTGAGATTCTCAGGACAATATACGTTATTGATCAAACTTAAAAGAAATTCTGACTTCAATTCTCAATAGCATCATTTAACAGGCATTACTTTCTCTGGAGAGGAGATGTTGACCATGTAATAGAATTACATGCTGACTGGCTGTGGCACGAGGAAACAAGATCTTGAAAGAGGACCACCAGATTTCACGAGATTCTTTATGTACAACCCACAGAAGACAGTCAGATGCCTCGGGCACTCAACAAATTTAGCTCTTGTTACTATGATGATTATATTACAACTGTGTTCACTTAAAGTTTTAGGTTTGTTCTCTATCTTTGTTGGCAAAAAATTAAATTGGTCCCTAATAAgtacatggacataaaaatggaagTGCCTTGGAGGTATAAGGCCCCCCTGGACATTGCTCTTTTGATTCAGAAACAGATCTGTTTGGCTTTTTTCTATGAAGTTTAGGCTTAGAATGCCTTGCTTCCATGTGCACACACCCCGACCTAGCATCCTTCCCTTCATAACCTTTTCCTTCGAGTTCATCAACTGCCTCTGTTTGTCAAACTTTACAATTGAAACTGCCTTATTACTTGATTCTGTCTCTACCTGTTGGTCTGTGACCTGTGGCCAGAGGGGCCTGGTTTGGAGGCAAGGTACCCACCTTGCCTGAGCTTATAGAAAACGAGCAACCTTAGGCCAGGCACTTGAAGACTGTGCTGAAGTTTCTGTGGACAAAATGGAAGTTAAAATGCCTGCTTTGCTTCTTTTATAGAGTGGTTTTGAGGACAGAATGAAGCAAGATGAAAAACAGCACTTTGAAAATGGAGTGTGTGGTATTCATCTTAGACACACTTTTAGAGAAGAAATGTGTCTCAGAAAAAGGACCTCTTCTGACTCAAATTTAGCTTACATCCCTTTCTTGTCCATATCCCAGGTGATAAAACATGACACCCAGGTAAGCAGTGGCCTTGTGGACTCTGAAGAAGTTCTCAACATGTCCACAGTACATTCTCATTTTGTCTGGCTCTAAACTACTGTCTCAAGAAAGCTGCAAATATTTGAACGTAACAATAAAGTGTTAACAGTAATTCTGACTAAAATCACGGCAGTCCCTCTGGTATAAAGGCAGTAAATTCTTTGCTCAGGTAAAACGTAGGAAAGAAacacaagtagaaaaaaaatcccatttgttCAAATTATCCCTATCAATCTTAACTAAAGAATTATCgccaagtttgttttgttttgcattattAATAGCCCAAATCCCATGTGCCAAAATAATGTTTACCGCATTTCTCGGGACAAGTTACCCTTGAGAGCCAGTATGTCTCAGGCTTCCCAGAAGAGTGATTTTGGTGCAACAAATAATGACCTATAAAAACCAGCCCTTACaactgcacacacaccacaacacaGCACAGTGACAAGCTAACATCTGCTTTCCAAATAACCATGAGGATAGCAATACGACATTTCCAGGCCCTTCTCTGAGAAGAAACGACTTTCCCAAGGTGTTGGCTTTAAAACTAGAGTCCTTGCGTTGATTTGCCAGTGGGTAAAGGGAATCATATAACAGTTCTAATCCCTTCACTGGGCTCTGCAGGTAGTTCACAGAACTAAAGGAAGTGGGGGCTTTGGTTCATTCAGTATCAGCCATCAAGTTATGCTGTTTCCCATCTTTTTAATATCCTTAAAATGGCAAGGTCTGTGTTTATGGTTTTGATCTTGAAACTGAAGTAACAGCTCTACCTATTTTCCCAAAGTTCCAGATATACTTTGGGGAACTTTGACTTCTGATAAGACAGCTGGGGTAGGGGGTGAGGAGAGGGTTGGAAAGTTCTACCTCAGTGAGAAGATTCTTGGTCAACTAGAGGGAGTGAGGGCTATCCCACAAGACCTTCCCTTCCCACACAGGATGCTCAGGCCTTCTTCTCAGCCAGCCAGCAGCTAAGCTGGTAGGGCTGAGAACGGCATTCCTTTGAAAGATCTTGGCAATTTGTGCCTGGAAGTTGATGCATTagttctaaaattaaataaagatcCTGTAGTGTTCTTCAAGGAAATATGGTGTGCTCTATGACAAAACACATTTTTCAAGCTCTGACCTCTGGGAACTTCAACTAGCTCCATATTTCAGGCTGACAATGCTCACAGGCTACTGTCTAAGTTGCCCAAGCCAGGGCTGGTTAGCCACATATTTTCTACCTCTATCAGCTTTTAGCATAGGGAGGTGAAGGGAGTAAATAAAAAGAGGAGAGCCACTAATTTAAATGCACTTCCCCTCCCAAGACCCTTGGGGAGAAGCCTTGGTAATTAACTCTAATGAGATTAAAGTAACTTGGAACTCTTCATTTTCCCAGCACTGTAAAAGTAAATCTGCGATAACCAGTGTGTGGGCATTAAATCAAAGTCCGTCCTTTTTCCTGTTATTTAATGGCCCCCTCACTCCCACCCCACAGCCCAGGCTTAAGAGCGAGGGGGAGGGCTGCCAGGCTCTTACCGGCACTTTGCTCCATCACTTCTTTCTGACACATGTCTTGAACGTTCACCGTGCAATTCACGATGAACTCAGGGGAGGAGCAGTCGTTGTTCAGCTGGAATTCTTCACACTGGTAGCACTGGATTTGCAGCGCAAAGCCTGCGGGACAGACGCAGTCGGGTTCAGATCCGGCCCCCACAGAGCCCACCCCGGAAATCACGACCATCCCACGCCTCAGAGCCAGGCGGCTCCCAGCCTCTGGCAGGCTTAGGGCACTCCTGGGTCTCCGGGTAGGGCTAGATATGGCTGAAACCGGCAGGGGGCGGCGCGGGTACCTAGGGTCCTACGGAAGAAAGTGGAACAGTGCCCACCACCCCTGGACCCCGGCTCTAGACACAAAGCGCCCATCCAATACCACCCCAGGCCTTTTCCCAAGAAGTTGAAGGGAGGGTGGGGACGGTACCACCCCAAGAGCGAAGTAGCTCTGGAGACGTGCGTTAGCTCCAGCCTAAGCCAAAGGATTTGCCTAATTGCTAATTGGTTACAAATTACTTAATTACTATTTTGGCACCATTCGTGATTACATTCGCAGAcgtcttttcagtttttatttatttaatttttaaagtcagcGTTTCTGTGCCAGGGCTCTGAGGATCCCTGACCGACCACCTGGGAACAAGGGTGGAGGTGCCAGACGCCAAGCTCTGCTGCGCCGCAAGTCCCCGAGCCCGGGTCGGCGGCCCTTCTCTGGGGCCGTCCCCGCGGCGACCCGGATGGCCACAGAGGGTGGGAAAGGGCGTTTGTGAGCGCGCGCACCCTGGACCCCAGACCCCGCAGCCCTTTCTTCCAGGCCCCGACTTTCAGGACAACCGTTCGGCTAGGGTCGGTGGTCGGGGTTCCAGCTCTGCAGAGCTTAGTCGGGAGCCATGGAGAGAGGACGCGAGACCTTTGCGCCTCTGGTCGCTTCGGCCTGGCTGTTCTTGGTGTACGCGCTCCTGTCTAGACCCAACTACCCGCGCTCCCGCAGCCCCACATCCATCGCCCTCTGAGCGCAGCAACCCAGCTTCAGCGTGGCCGCAGGCTGCCTCGTGCGCCGCTCACCTGTCGGCGGCGCCACTCCCACGGGGTGCCGGCGGCGCCAGACAACTTGGCAGGGTTCGGGAGATTTCGCCCTCTCTCCCTCGCCCAGACCCCAGCACAGCTCGGACCCTCCCTCCTCTCAAGACCAGGTTCTCCCGACGGTGCAGCCGGAGAAGCTGCAGCCCGGAGTCCGGCAAACCCGCCGCTCCCCGGTCTCCTCCTGCAGCTCGGGACTTGGACACTTTCCCAGCCTCGCGCCCCGGGGCACCAGTCGCGGCCGCCAACTCCCGATAGGCAGCCCCAGCGCAGGGCTGGCCCCGAGGTGAGCGCCTTGGGGGCAAAAGGGCTGGCGGGTAGATGGATTGTGCGACCTGGCCCCGGCTGCTGGCCTCTGGGTATTCTCACCTGGAAGCAAGAACAATCCGCAAAAAGTTGCCGCGATGCCTAGGACCCACATTCTCTCGGAGTCCCGGGGCCCGGAGCGGGCAGGCGCATCAGAGGAGGCGACCGTAGCGGAGGCTGCGCCGGCTGCAGCGGCTGTGGCTGCCGAGGCTGCTGGGGCCCGCGCTGCTGCCGCGGAGACGACGGTCGTAGCTTAGAGGAGCCGCAGGTGCCGCTCGCAGCGCCTGCATCGCCCGCGCTCGGACTCCCGGCTGCGGGTCTCTGCTCCTCCCGCTCGCGCTCCCGGGCCGAGCACCGCGCCTCCGGAGTTGGCGGCTGAGACTGAAGGAACTACTGGCGATCCGGAACACCCACAAAAGTCTCGCCTTTTCTCCCAACCTCCCACTCCAGGCACCACGTGACGGCTGCcgagttggggtgggggtggcgggcGGGGAAGGCTGGGACGGTCGCTCCACATCCCCACCCCCTTCGTGTCTTCCCTTTCTCCCGCCTCCGCACGTTCCTGGGAAAGGCGCGCCGGGGTGCGGGAGATAACTGGTAGTTTTCTGAGGTGGGGAGGCTGGAGGTTGGGGGAGCGGCGAGGAGGGCGCAGCAGGTGCCGTGGAGACCTGCCGGGTGAGGACCAGGGTCTGAGGACTGCGTGCCCGGCTGGCCCTTCGCACATAGGAACGCAGCCTCCCCCACTCCACGTCCTCTGCGCCTTCCAGGACTGGTCAGTACCCCAGCGACTGGGTCCAGCCCACACAACTAAGGCTGTCCCGCTGCGGGCCGCTGGAGCCTGGCGCTCCGGAAGGCTGACAGGAAGGGCGCGCGTTCCAGTGCGCCTGGCAAAGTTCCACGCCTGCAGGCTCCGTAGGGTGTCCTGTGCAGCTGTGCCCCCTCTTCCTCCGAGAAGGCCCTCTGTCAAGAACCAGCTCGGCGTGGCCAGTCTGGGTGGGGGTGTGGTGGGGACACTACCTTAACTGTCTCGCTTGCCCGGGCCGCCCTCCCTTCTCCCGCCTGCGCGCACCGCTGGAGGGTGCATTGACACCACCCTGGTCGCCTAGCCTAGGAGAACGCCGTCCCGGGGACACCTGCCGTGAGGTCCTACAAGAAAGCAAATCAGGGTGAAGAAGAGGGTTGCTCTCCTCCATTCCTTGTCTCCAAAACGCCGACCGGCTCCATTCTGCTTTCCCCAAAGCCACTGATTATTAGTACATACTCCCACGTCCTCTCCTGAAAGGCCATCCCAGCCTCGGACTCGGCCTCTGGCTGCTCCCCACACCCCTCAAATTCCTCTTTCCGCAAAGTCCAAGTGACCCACCTTGCGTACTCCCGGGGATGCCCCGGTTCTATCTTCGCCTTCCTTCCCGAGCCTTGCAGCAGGTGGTGCGGGAGACCGCTTGCCCGCCGGAGTGCGTTGGTGCCCCCGCCCCCAATCCGCACATTCCCACCCCCTTTCCCCACATCCTTAGGGAGCATCCATT
Above is a genomic segment from Pongo pygmaeus isolate AG05252 chromosome 11, NHGRI_mPonPyg2-v2.0_pri, whole genome shotgun sequence containing:
- the LYPD1 gene encoding ly6/PLAUR domain-containing protein 1 isoform X2 → MQALRAAPAAPLSYDRRLRGSIAATFCGLFLLPGFALQIQCYQCEEFQLNNDCSSPEFIVNCTVNVQDMCQKEVMEQSAGIMYRKSCASSAACLIASAGYQSFCSPGKLNSVCISCCNTPLCNGPRPKKRGSSASALRPGLPTTILLLKLALFSAHC